A part of Salmo salar chromosome ssa18, Ssal_v3.1, whole genome shotgun sequence genomic DNA contains:
- the LOC106577033 gene encoding uncharacterized protein isoform X1, translating into MQALKPESWSPVLLPELGAQEKEVSAGCPIRKLDRRRLGQSNCLKLQGSLVDVLAHVPRSELCGEGGVVGEELWLPLEWFHTHPSGSSIQNEVQLYFDRTGSVTFNPEETDLTPPEGYSHSFDFSDDLGSRPQSTVSSDQLFPSGTLGHLETVRIRCTPGREWVRVCTLSSVRNGWLPLPTRGVLYELTGLLYQRQIELRIDSIRRKSYDSGAILKEGKLDENWSKSMGFRSGRFPSLPTSNINEASTKDISPSWSMWRGQGERASTSPSLMRPTHSGDSQRGGHVPHRGSPTLLRMASVPNVLGGRPKTGFSSITITSCRISQSGANRSHYPHQPILPIRPSTSLNPVMSHVLSSAIPKHSQVVTRNKATIVKVTVYRQSYSACAKVQMRGPGMRIAWPEHRHSYTGEDSLKDNGSSFRPFSLQPSFRSCVQLEVRWRSANTVLYLDKSLSISIGQPEVTKPVVHRSTLSLYVGGSSDIGTSMDYPKTLQDLRRSMGALSCTHRWDNLETDVGYSRGSSSTKGDYEVPKMVDTDGIKNRTSDLTAHNLTSGLFSSARGRGDSYSGASQHNGIADELCCRRLRNSTHRHPAFNISPVDTRTWGRQSLRKESDERQGHSREDLHVAEYFCPHQADTCQSQLTVDPQDIKPRGFSLKEALEMFRPDFISRSQGRMRSLEQRARQRKALQCADLDQVQGLWEEKSRHRRNCTKPDPLSDNLFKPRERAISGKEMRLRSRRIYNKLPEVTKKKEEEKSRVVSQTNRLRAELFKKKLLDQILQR; encoded by the exons ATGCAAGCTCTGAAACCTGAGAGCTGGTCACCTGTTCTGCTACCTGAGCTGGGGGCTCAGGAGAAGGAAGTGTCTGCTGGCTGCCCCATTAGAAAACTGGACAGGAGGAGATTAGGCCAGAGCAACTGCCTGAAGCTCCAGGGATCTCTAGTGGATGTGTTAGCCCACGTCCCCAGGTCTGAGCTGTGTGGTGAAGGTGGTGTAGTTGGAGAGGAGTTGTGGCTGCCGTTGGAGTGGTTCCATACTCACCCCTCTGGGAGTTCCATCCAAAACGAGGTGCAACTTTATTTTGACAGAACAGGAAGTGTCACCTTCAACCCTGAGGAGACTGACTTGACCCCACCTGAGGGCTACTCACATAGCTTTGACTTCTCAGATGACCTTGGCTCCAGACCCCAGTCTACAGTAAGCAGTGATCAGCTCTTTCCATCGGGTACCCTGGGTCATCTGGAGACCGTCAGGATCAGGTGCACCCCTGGGAGAGAATGGGTCAGAGTCTGTACTCTGTCCTCTGTTAGAAACGGGTGGCTGCCTTTACCAACAAGAGGAGTACTATATGAGCTAACCGGCCTTCTCTACCAG AGACAAATTGAACTTCGCATCGACTCCATCAGACGGAAGAGTTATGACAGCGGTGCAATACTCAAAG AAGGAAAATTAGACGAGAACTGGTCCAAGTCCATGGGTTTTCGAAGTGGGAGGTTCCCCAGCCTACCAACATCTAATATCAACGAG GCTTCCACCAAGGATATTAGCCCCTCATGGAGCAtgtggagaggacagggggagagggctTCCACATCACCCTCCCTTATGAGGCCGACACACTCTGGGGACTCCCAGAGAGGTGGACATGTACCCCACAGAGGGAGTCCAACCCTGCTGAGGATGGCCAGTGTCCCTAATGTCCTGGGCGGCCGACCAAAGACGGGCTTCTCCTCCATCACCATCACATCCTGCAGGATCTCCCAGTCAGGGGCCAACCGATCACATTATCCCCACCAACCGATCCTGCCTATCAGGCCATCCACATCCCTCAACCCAGTCATGAGTCATGTCCTATCCTCAGCCATTCCAAAGCACTCTCAGGTGGTGACCAGAAACAAGGCCACCATAGTAAAGGTGACAGTGTACAGACAGAGCTACTCTGCATGTGCCAAGGTCCAGATGAGAGGGCCAGGGATGAGGATTGCCTGGCCTGAACACAGGCACAGTTACACAGGTGAGGACAGTCTCAAGGACAATGGAAGCTCCTTCAGGCCTTTCTCACTCCAGCCCTCTTTCCGCTCCTGCGTCCAGCTTGAGGTACGTTGGAGGTCTGCGAACACAGTTCTGTATCTGGACAAGTCACTGTCTATCTCCATAGGACAGCCAGAGGTCACAAAGCCGGTTGTGCACAGGTCCACCCTGTCTCTGTATGTCGGGGGCTCGTCCGACATTGGAACCTCTATGGATTACCCCAAAACACTTCAGGACCTCAGGAGATCTATGGGGGCACTAAGCTGCACCCATAGATGGGACAACTTAGAGACTGATGTGGGTTATAGCAGAGGCTCTTCATCAACCAAAGGGGACTACGAGGTCCCCAAAATGGTCGATACTGATGGTATTAAGAATAGGACATCTGATTTAACTGCACACAATCTTACCTCAGGGTTATTCTCATCAGCCAGAGGAAGAGGCGACTCATACTCCGGGGCCAGTCAGCACAATGGAATTGCAGATGAGCTGTGCTGTCGTCGGCTGAgaaattccacacacagacaccctgctTTTAATATCAGCCCAG TAGATACTAGGACATGGGGAAGACAGTCACTACGTAAGGAGAGTGATGAAAGACAAGGACACTCCAGAGAAGATTTGCATGTTGCTGAGTATTTCTGTCCACACCAAGCAGACACCTGCCAATCACAACTGACAGTTGATCCTCAGGATATCAAACCCAGAGGCTTCAGTCTCAAA gagGCCCTGGAGATGTTCCGGCCAGACTTCATCAGCCGCTCCCAGGGCAGAATGAGGAGTCTGGAGCAGAGGGCCAGGCAGAGGAAGGCCCTGCAGTGTGCTGACCTAGACCAGGTGCAGGGTCTCTGGGAGGAGAAAAGTAGGCATAGGAGGAACTGCACCAAGCCCGACCCGCTCAGTG ATAACCTTTTCAAACCCAGAGAGAGGGCCATATCAGGGAAGGAGATGCGGCTACGCTCCAGACG GATTTACAACAAGCTCCCTGAGGTCActaagaagaaggaggaggagaaaagcAGAGTGGTATCGCAGACCAACAGATTGCGGGCAGAGCTTTTTAAAAAG AAACTTCTGGACCAGATCCTGCAGAGATGA
- the LOC106577033 gene encoding uncharacterized protein isoform X2, with translation MQALKPESWSPVLLPELGAQEKEVSAGCPIRKLDRRRLGQSNCLKLQGSLVDVLAHVPRSELCGEGGVVGEELWLPLEWFHTHPSGSSIQNEVQLYFDRTGSVTFNPEETDLTPPEGYSHSFDFSDDLGSRPQSTVSSDQLFPSGTLGHLETVRIRCTPGREWVRVCTLSSVRNGWLPLPTRGVLYELTGLLYQRQIELRIDSIRRKSYDSGAILKEGKLDENWSKSMGFRSGRFPSLPTSNINEASTKDISPSWSMWRGQGERASTSPSLMRPTHSGDSQRGGHVPHRGSPTLLRMASVPNVLGGRPKTGFSSITITSCRISQSGANRSHYPHQPILPIRPSTSLNPVMSHVLSSAIPKHSQVVTRNKATIVKVTVYRQSYSACAKVQMRGPGMRIAWPEHRHSYTGEDSLKDNGSSFRPFSLQPSFRSCVQLEVRWRSANTVLYLDKSLSISIGQPEVTKPVVHRSTLSLYVGGSSDIGTSMDYPKTLQDLRRSMGALSCTHRWDNLETDVGYSRGSSSTKGDYEVPKMVDTDGIKNRTSDLTAHNLTSGLFSSARGRGDSYSGASQHNGIADELCCRRLRNSTHRHPAFNISPDTRTWGRQSLRKESDERQGHSREDLHVAEYFCPHQADTCQSQLTVDPQDIKPRGFSLKEALEMFRPDFISRSQGRMRSLEQRARQRKALQCADLDQVQGLWEEKSRHRRNCTKPDPLSDNLFKPRERAISGKEMRLRSRRIYNKLPEVTKKKEEEKSRVVSQTNRLRAELFKKKLLDQILQR, from the exons ATGCAAGCTCTGAAACCTGAGAGCTGGTCACCTGTTCTGCTACCTGAGCTGGGGGCTCAGGAGAAGGAAGTGTCTGCTGGCTGCCCCATTAGAAAACTGGACAGGAGGAGATTAGGCCAGAGCAACTGCCTGAAGCTCCAGGGATCTCTAGTGGATGTGTTAGCCCACGTCCCCAGGTCTGAGCTGTGTGGTGAAGGTGGTGTAGTTGGAGAGGAGTTGTGGCTGCCGTTGGAGTGGTTCCATACTCACCCCTCTGGGAGTTCCATCCAAAACGAGGTGCAACTTTATTTTGACAGAACAGGAAGTGTCACCTTCAACCCTGAGGAGACTGACTTGACCCCACCTGAGGGCTACTCACATAGCTTTGACTTCTCAGATGACCTTGGCTCCAGACCCCAGTCTACAGTAAGCAGTGATCAGCTCTTTCCATCGGGTACCCTGGGTCATCTGGAGACCGTCAGGATCAGGTGCACCCCTGGGAGAGAATGGGTCAGAGTCTGTACTCTGTCCTCTGTTAGAAACGGGTGGCTGCCTTTACCAACAAGAGGAGTACTATATGAGCTAACCGGCCTTCTCTACCAG AGACAAATTGAACTTCGCATCGACTCCATCAGACGGAAGAGTTATGACAGCGGTGCAATACTCAAAG AAGGAAAATTAGACGAGAACTGGTCCAAGTCCATGGGTTTTCGAAGTGGGAGGTTCCCCAGCCTACCAACATCTAATATCAACGAG GCTTCCACCAAGGATATTAGCCCCTCATGGAGCAtgtggagaggacagggggagagggctTCCACATCACCCTCCCTTATGAGGCCGACACACTCTGGGGACTCCCAGAGAGGTGGACATGTACCCCACAGAGGGAGTCCAACCCTGCTGAGGATGGCCAGTGTCCCTAATGTCCTGGGCGGCCGACCAAAGACGGGCTTCTCCTCCATCACCATCACATCCTGCAGGATCTCCCAGTCAGGGGCCAACCGATCACATTATCCCCACCAACCGATCCTGCCTATCAGGCCATCCACATCCCTCAACCCAGTCATGAGTCATGTCCTATCCTCAGCCATTCCAAAGCACTCTCAGGTGGTGACCAGAAACAAGGCCACCATAGTAAAGGTGACAGTGTACAGACAGAGCTACTCTGCATGTGCCAAGGTCCAGATGAGAGGGCCAGGGATGAGGATTGCCTGGCCTGAACACAGGCACAGTTACACAGGTGAGGACAGTCTCAAGGACAATGGAAGCTCCTTCAGGCCTTTCTCACTCCAGCCCTCTTTCCGCTCCTGCGTCCAGCTTGAGGTACGTTGGAGGTCTGCGAACACAGTTCTGTATCTGGACAAGTCACTGTCTATCTCCATAGGACAGCCAGAGGTCACAAAGCCGGTTGTGCACAGGTCCACCCTGTCTCTGTATGTCGGGGGCTCGTCCGACATTGGAACCTCTATGGATTACCCCAAAACACTTCAGGACCTCAGGAGATCTATGGGGGCACTAAGCTGCACCCATAGATGGGACAACTTAGAGACTGATGTGGGTTATAGCAGAGGCTCTTCATCAACCAAAGGGGACTACGAGGTCCCCAAAATGGTCGATACTGATGGTATTAAGAATAGGACATCTGATTTAACTGCACACAATCTTACCTCAGGGTTATTCTCATCAGCCAGAGGAAGAGGCGACTCATACTCCGGGGCCAGTCAGCACAATGGAATTGCAGATGAGCTGTGCTGTCGTCGGCTGAgaaattccacacacagacaccctgctTTTAATATCAGCCCAG ATACTAGGACATGGGGAAGACAGTCACTACGTAAGGAGAGTGATGAAAGACAAGGACACTCCAGAGAAGATTTGCATGTTGCTGAGTATTTCTGTCCACACCAAGCAGACACCTGCCAATCACAACTGACAGTTGATCCTCAGGATATCAAACCCAGAGGCTTCAGTCTCAAA gagGCCCTGGAGATGTTCCGGCCAGACTTCATCAGCCGCTCCCAGGGCAGAATGAGGAGTCTGGAGCAGAGGGCCAGGCAGAGGAAGGCCCTGCAGTGTGCTGACCTAGACCAGGTGCAGGGTCTCTGGGAGGAGAAAAGTAGGCATAGGAGGAACTGCACCAAGCCCGACCCGCTCAGTG ATAACCTTTTCAAACCCAGAGAGAGGGCCATATCAGGGAAGGAGATGCGGCTACGCTCCAGACG GATTTACAACAAGCTCCCTGAGGTCActaagaagaaggaggaggagaaaagcAGAGTGGTATCGCAGACCAACAGATTGCGGGCAGAGCTTTTTAAAAAG AAACTTCTGGACCAGATCCTGCAGAGATGA